A region from the Leptospira ellinghausenii genome encodes:
- a CDS encoding c-type cytochrome, which yields MKQNIFRVFALVALVFVANCDYKTPVYEYFPNMYDSPARESQEADSFASNGSASRIPPKGAIPVGYYPYPFAAEATPDTLPGPDKGLKNPIGKASLGDLMIGEKRYQTYCTPCHGVQGLGNGAVVGPAPKFQQPPPSVVSDKIRGWSDGQIYHIITMGRGLMGSYAYQIEPEDRWKLIAYIRKLQEFEVKNKKAN from the coding sequence ACAAAACATCTTTCGAGTTTTCGCACTTGTGGCGTTAGTTTTTGTCGCAAATTGTGATTATAAAACTCCCGTTTATGAATACTTTCCGAATATGTATGACTCTCCTGCAAGAGAATCACAAGAAGCGGATTCCTTTGCTTCGAATGGTTCTGCTTCTAGGATTCCACCAAAAGGTGCAATCCCAGTAGGATACTATCCGTATCCTTTTGCAGCAGAAGCAACTCCTGATACCCTTCCAGGTCCAGACAAAGGATTAAAAAATCCAATTGGAAAGGCGAGTTTAGGGGATTTGATGATCGGGGAAAAACGCTACCAAACGTATTGCACTCCTTGTCATGGGGTGCAAGGTCTTGGAAATGGAGCCGTTGTAGGACCAGCACCGAAGTTCCAACAACCACCTCCTTCTGTTGTTTCTGATAAAATCCGCGGTTGGTCCGATGGACAAATTTACCACATCATCACGATGGGTCGAGGTCTCATGGGAAGTTATGCTTACCAAATCGAACCAGAAGACAGATGGAAGCTCATCGCTTACATCCGCAAACTTCAAGAATTTGAAGTGAAAAATAAAAAGGCGAACTAG
- a CDS encoding Lsa16 family lipoprotein adhesin has translation MKLKLVAFLIVGMSVTACSKNAEVTWHKNCDAKTNKASLDFTVPLYSEPDSNSKVVEFVPVGTVVKVFEARNHNVWAPKYFIKVQTAKNEGYMSPRCFVVGQDPANSVWRYSKGLVTDSKPFYDPSDKAHYPRGTEYGNLKDLPKEKIPLSELTKGLEEETYINKNMLKQN, from the coding sequence TTGAAACTGAAATTAGTAGCATTCTTGATCGTTGGGATGAGCGTAACCGCTTGTTCCAAAAACGCAGAGGTAACTTGGCATAAAAATTGTGATGCTAAAACCAACAAAGCAAGTTTGGATTTTACTGTTCCTTTGTATTCAGAACCAGATTCGAATTCTAAGGTGGTAGAGTTTGTTCCCGTAGGAACTGTTGTAAAAGTATTTGAAGCTCGTAACCATAACGTATGGGCACCAAAGTATTTTATCAAAGTTCAAACAGCAAAAAACGAAGGTTATATGAGCCCTAGATGTTTTGTTGTGGGACAAGATCCGGCAAACAGTGTTTGGAGATATTCCAAGGGACTCGTAACAGATTCAAAACCTTTTTACGATCCAAGTGACAAAGCTCATTACCCAAGAGGGACTGAGTATGGAAATTTGAAGGACCTTCCAAAGGAAAAAATTCCTCTTTCTGAACTCACAAAAGGTTTGGAAGAAGAAACTTACATAAACAAAAACATGTTGAAACAAAACTAA
- a CDS encoding MarR family winged helix-turn-helix transcriptional regulator produces MEIEIFKKTTRQYFETALFMHESIATHVGLSGTDHKFLGYLLENGEMTAGELAKLSGLTTGAITGVIDRLEKSKLVKRKFLETDRRKVFIVPNLEKANQLFSPIFKKLQKETDQLISSFSSLEIEVVHRYFESAIKIMDKVSKNLKDTNLK; encoded by the coding sequence ATGGAAATAGAAATTTTTAAAAAAACTACACGTCAGTATTTCGAAACAGCCCTTTTTATGCATGAATCGATCGCAACGCATGTTGGGCTTTCAGGCACAGATCATAAATTTTTAGGATACCTACTAGAAAATGGAGAGATGACTGCGGGGGAACTGGCAAAATTATCTGGGCTTACTACTGGGGCGATCACTGGAGTCATTGATCGATTGGAGAAGAGTAAACTCGTAAAAAGGAAATTTTTAGAAACGGATAGACGGAAGGTTTTCATTGTTCCAAATTTGGAGAAGGCAAACCAACTGTTTTCACCAATTTTTAAAAAATTACAAAAAGAAACGGACCAATTGATTTCTAGTTTTTCAAGTCTTGAGATAGAAGTCGTCCATCGTTATTTCGAATCTGCGATCAAGATAATGGATAAAGTTTCAAAAAATTTAAAGGATACGAATTTGAAATGA
- a CDS encoding DoxX family protein, with the protein MNEINQSPTYLWVGRILSGLVIAFLLFDAGGKLAKIDPVLKSMEELGLPAQSAMTIGVILLVITVMYAIPQTAALGALLLTGYLGGAVAIHVRVENPLFSHTLFPVYIGILLWVGLALRNPKVKDLFWNF; encoded by the coding sequence ATGAACGAAATTAACCAATCCCCAACCTACCTTTGGGTGGGACGAATTTTAAGTGGCCTAGTAATCGCATTTTTACTCTTCGATGCAGGCGGAAAATTAGCTAAGATTGATCCAGTGTTAAAAAGTATGGAAGAACTGGGACTACCTGCCCAAAGTGCAATGACGATCGGCGTCATTCTATTGGTGATCACTGTTATGTATGCCATACCGCAAACTGCCGCACTCGGAGCTCTCTTACTCACTGGATATTTAGGTGGTGCTGTTGCCATCCACGTTCGTGTGGAAAATCCACTTTTTAGCCACACTTTATTTCCCGTTTATATAGGAATTCTCCTTTGGGTAGGCCTTGCCTTACGTAACCCAAAAGTAAAAGACCTATTCTGGAATTTCTAG
- a CDS encoding TetR/AcrR family transcriptional regulator has translation MGKQEETRKLIIESAFALIYQNGFQGVGVREIALSANLTIGAFFYHFPTKNHVGYAIIDEFLSKGILDRWILPLEQYENPVEGIIHTYKKTFDEWPDEFVSRGCPLNNLGQEMSSIDPEFQKKAKELLSNWIQSTKTYLEIALKKKILKPKTDTLKLAEFIVTFQEATFAMGKVMNDRKVYESLYLSFRDHLQSHCR, from the coding sequence ATGGGGAAACAAGAGGAAACTCGTAAACTGATCATTGAGTCTGCATTTGCACTGATTTACCAAAACGGATTTCAAGGTGTGGGGGTTCGTGAAATTGCACTTTCAGCAAATTTAACTATCGGTGCCTTTTTTTACCACTTTCCTACAAAGAATCACGTAGGTTATGCCATCATTGATGAGTTTTTATCCAAAGGAATTTTGGATCGTTGGATATTGCCTTTGGAACAATATGAAAATCCAGTCGAAGGAATCATTCATACATATAAAAAAACTTTTGACGAATGGCCAGATGAATTTGTTTCGAGAGGTTGTCCGTTGAATAATTTAGGGCAAGAAATGTCTTCGATTGATCCTGAGTTCCAAAAAAAAGCGAAGGAACTTTTGTCCAATTGGATTCAGAGCACAAAAACTTACTTGGAAATTGCCCTAAAGAAAAAAATCCTAAAACCAAAAACAGATACACTTAAACTCGCTGAGTTCATTGTAACCTTCCAAGAAGCTACTTTCGCAATGGGTAAAGTAATGAATGATCGCAAAGTCTACGAGTCCTTATATCTTTCGTTTCGTGACCATCTACAATCGCATTGCCGTTGA
- a CDS encoding adenylate/guanylate cyclase domain-containing protein, with product MGQKRTIATSASEERLEKLLEERLTEGSNHEIIDKRIWDLFGETWCVMFTDLSGFSRGVAKFGIIHFLQTIYESQRILIPVLDEYDGILMKDEGDSLMVLFRNTNKAIQCAIHMQKACKRYNEGRSAEEQILLCVGLGYGKILKIGDTDVFGAEVNAASKLGEDTAKAWEILVTNAVKENADETTDFDFEPIKEIPPGSDGAFKLLYTLDEPKWVVL from the coding sequence ATGGGACAAAAACGCACCATTGCTACCTCCGCCTCAGAAGAACGATTGGAAAAACTTTTAGAAGAACGATTAACGGAAGGTTCCAATCATGAAATCATTGATAAACGAATTTGGGATTTATTTGGTGAAACTTGGTGTGTGATGTTTACAGACCTATCTGGTTTTTCTAGAGGAGTCGCAAAATTTGGAATCATCCATTTTTTACAAACCATCTATGAATCACAAAGAATCCTCATTCCTGTCTTAGATGAGTATGATGGAATCCTTATGAAGGATGAAGGGGATAGCCTTATGGTACTCTTTCGTAATACCAATAAAGCGATCCAATGTGCCATCCATATGCAAAAAGCATGCAAACGATATAATGAAGGAAGGAGTGCAGAAGAACAGATCCTTCTCTGTGTGGGTCTTGGTTACGGAAAAATATTAAAAATTGGGGATACTGATGTGTTTGGTGCCGAAGTAAATGCTGCATCCAAACTAGGCGAGGATACAGCCAAAGCTTGGGAGATCCTTGTGACAAATGCTGTGAAAGAAAATGCTGATGAAACCACAGATTTTGATTTTGAACCGATTAAAGAAATCCCACCTGGTTCAGATGGTGCCTTCAAACTTCTTTATACACTTGATGAACCGAAATGGGTAGTTTTGTAA
- a CDS encoding AAA domain-containing protein encodes MGRAIKQSFGSLEEELNFVEQILTKEREEERKLFIEKDSESQTIKVATFVDLKFVVGNTWRAEFQVNLSNKTKLWIKPGVPVLLQNQTESIYGNIYQWNESKLIIQVRGDYEWEGEEYQIRKWFPESTYDLYNEIFKKVKEEKDTSSYKKLKWILGYSLGDKPIPPKQTKEYSPLERIFFISDYGMVFGPPGTGKTTLLMQAVLEIKNRKQSILTLCPTNFACDYIVELANQNGIRVVRLGNSTKIKENVLPYHIDHLIETHPDQKQIQNWTTELKVIQKKINSWKRKFGKEEREERNQLRKEAKFLLKTIRDAETNIRTRLLDASELIVSTFAGFGSEFKKGREFDFVFVDEATQGVDPGCYMALFSGKKTFFFGDPKQLGVNYSLPEHESFDSFLEKAIEHDSGERTIFLEKQFRMKPEILGFPNQSYYGNQVFTHPDLQFQNIEVMKEIFGSDSAILWIDTAGSDTIEETEGEELSFINETEITLIETLMEKGLPNESTIIISPYRGQVERLIQRANGRWYTQTIDSFQGRESEIVILSLVRSNPDGEIGFLMNPKRLNVALTRAKFHLILIGDSATLCGHKEFQELYNYIESNGEIRSIYEFME; translated from the coding sequence ATGGGAAGAGCCATAAAACAGTCGTTTGGTTCACTTGAAGAAGAATTAAATTTCGTAGAACAAATTTTAACGAAGGAACGTGAGGAAGAACGAAAGCTTTTTATAGAAAAGGATTCGGAATCCCAAACAATTAAAGTCGCAACATTTGTTGATCTTAAGTTTGTCGTCGGGAATACGTGGAGAGCAGAATTCCAAGTAAATCTTTCAAACAAAACAAAACTTTGGATCAAACCTGGTGTTCCAGTCCTATTACAAAACCAAACAGAATCCATTTATGGAAACATATACCAATGGAATGAATCAAAACTTATCATCCAAGTCCGTGGTGATTATGAATGGGAAGGAGAAGAATATCAAATTCGCAAATGGTTCCCTGAATCTACATACGATTTGTATAATGAAATTTTTAAAAAGGTCAAAGAAGAAAAAGATACCTCATCTTACAAAAAACTAAAATGGATTTTAGGTTATAGTTTAGGTGACAAACCAATTCCACCCAAACAAACAAAGGAATACTCTCCACTGGAAAGAATATTTTTTATTTCTGATTATGGAATGGTTTTTGGACCACCAGGAACAGGAAAAACCACCTTACTCATGCAGGCGGTCTTGGAAATAAAAAACAGAAAACAATCAATTCTTACTCTTTGTCCGACCAATTTTGCTTGTGATTATATCGTAGAACTTGCCAACCAAAATGGAATTCGTGTGGTCCGGTTGGGTAACTCCACGAAGATCAAGGAGAATGTTCTCCCTTACCATATTGACCACCTCATCGAAACCCATCCCGACCAAAAACAAATCCAAAACTGGACGACAGAACTGAAAGTAATCCAGAAAAAAATCAATTCATGGAAACGTAAGTTTGGCAAAGAAGAAAGAGAAGAACGAAACCAATTGCGCAAAGAAGCAAAGTTTTTATTGAAAACCATTCGTGATGCGGAAACAAATATTCGAACGAGGTTACTGGATGCAAGTGAGCTCATTGTCTCAACCTTTGCAGGTTTTGGAAGTGAGTTCAAAAAAGGAAGAGAATTTGATTTTGTATTTGTAGATGAAGCAACCCAAGGTGTGGATCCAGGTTGTTATATGGCACTCTTCTCTGGGAAAAAAACATTTTTTTTCGGAGACCCAAAACAATTAGGTGTGAACTACTCCTTACCAGAACACGAATCCTTCGATAGTTTTTTGGAAAAAGCAATCGAACATGATTCAGGAGAACGAACGATCTTTTTAGAAAAACAATTTCGGATGAAACCTGAAATCCTTGGCTTTCCCAACCAGTCTTATTATGGGAACCAGGTTTTTACACATCCAGACCTGCAGTTCCAAAACATAGAAGTGATGAAAGAGATTTTTGGATCCGATTCTGCCATTCTATGGATTGATACTGCAGGAAGTGATACCATAGAAGAAACAGAAGGTGAGGAACTGAGTTTCATCAATGAAACAGAAATAACACTCATAGAAACACTTATGGAAAAGGGTTTACCCAATGAATCCACAATCATTATCTCACCTTACAGAGGACAGGTGGAACGTCTCATCCAAAGGGCAAATGGAAGGTGGTACACTCAAACCATTGATTCGTTTCAAGGAAGAGAGTCTGAGATAGTGATCCTCAGTTTGGTACGTTCGAACCCAGATGGTGAAATTGGCTTTTTAATGAACCCAAAACGGTTAAATGTAGCTCTAACCCGCGCTAAGTTCCATTTGATTCTCATTGGCGATTCGGCAACTCTCTGTGGGCACAAAGAATTCCAAGAATTATACAATTACATCGAATCTAATGGCGAAATTCGTTCCATTTACGAATTTATGGAATGA
- a CDS encoding tetratricopeptide repeat protein: protein MNPFFSLIREAKQLEEEKDFTRAFNLYAESEAYTKDESALIKIKAKKAWCLYSVGNPKETETVFQDIIQNYPSHPLSITVYSRYLIKLKKFKSAKVLLQKSILQFPSYLENYLLLASLLKDMERSEEAIEVLKQALSQEHLSNGRGIDRKDIWAELGSLYFSRGDFNSALASLKKSLKMVEPEEFLHYDLLALCYLDAEDPENALSSIRTHIEYCKEIDPETLIILARAHCRLGKVDEAANNLIQAYSIEDSLYLKAADFIDFAPLLRNGFFTTLENIEWEEP, encoded by the coding sequence ATGAATCCCTTTTTTTCTCTGATCCGTGAAGCAAAACAATTGGAAGAGGAAAAGGATTTTACGCGGGCTTTCAATTTGTATGCAGAGAGTGAAGCCTATACAAAAGACGAATCTGCACTCATTAAAATCAAAGCGAAAAAAGCATGGTGTTTGTATTCGGTTGGTAATCCAAAAGAAACTGAAACTGTTTTCCAAGACATCATCCAAAACTATCCATCTCATCCTTTAAGTATTACCGTTTACTCCCGTTATCTCATTAAATTAAAAAAATTTAAATCTGCGAAAGTATTACTCCAAAAAAGTATACTCCAGTTCCCATCTTACTTAGAAAACTATCTCCTACTTGCTTCTCTCCTCAAGGATATGGAACGATCCGAAGAAGCGATCGAAGTTTTAAAACAGGCTTTGTCCCAGGAACATCTGAGTAATGGCCGTGGAATTGATAGAAAAGACATCTGGGCAGAACTTGGCTCTTTGTATTTTTCAAGAGGAGACTTCAACTCTGCCCTTGCCTCTTTGAAAAAATCGCTAAAAATGGTGGAACCAGAAGAATTCCTTCATTACGACTTACTTGCGTTATGTTATTTGGATGCTGAGGATCCAGAAAATGCCCTGTCTTCCATACGCACCCATATCGAATATTGTAAGGAAATTGATCCTGAAACTCTCATCATTTTGGCAAGAGCCCATTGCCGTTTAGGGAAAGTGGATGAGGCAGCCAATAATTTAATCCAAGCTTATTCCATTGAAGATTCTTTATACCTAAAAGCAGCTGATTTTATCGATTTTGCACCACTCCTTCGGAATGGTTTTTTTACTACCTTGGAGAACATTGAATGGGAAGAGCCATAA
- a CDS encoding crotonase/enoyl-CoA hydratase family protein, whose product MNPSPFFSIERRKNIAILWLNRPEKRNAMNWPFWRDLPDMVAEIDADPKIHCFVIAAKGKSFSTGLDLEEFFQDFKPVVQGELADGREKLYQLILTMQKGINAVYNSKKPSIALVQKHCIGGGLDLVSACDIRYASEDAVFSLRESKVAIVADMGSLQRLPHLIGNAHTRELALTGKDITATEAFQMGLVTKVTKDFDSLLVEGLKTAEEISENPTIVIRGVKQVLNHGIGKTIEEGLDYVAVWNASMLDSKDFRSAISGFMERKRPVFNPETRVD is encoded by the coding sequence ATGAACCCATCTCCCTTTTTTTCAATTGAAAGAAGAAAAAATATTGCGATTCTTTGGCTCAACCGACCAGAAAAAAGAAATGCTATGAATTGGCCTTTCTGGCGTGACCTGCCCGATATGGTGGCAGAGATTGATGCAGATCCGAAGATTCATTGTTTTGTCATCGCAGCAAAAGGAAAATCTTTCTCCACGGGACTTGACTTGGAAGAGTTTTTCCAAGATTTCAAACCAGTTGTACAAGGTGAACTTGCTGATGGTAGGGAAAAACTCTACCAACTCATCCTTACCATGCAAAAAGGAATTAATGCAGTTTATAATTCAAAAAAACCATCAATTGCACTTGTTCAAAAACATTGTATTGGTGGTGGACTAGACTTAGTTTCTGCATGTGACATTCGTTATGCGTCTGAAGATGCTGTATTTTCGTTACGGGAATCAAAAGTCGCTATCGTTGCGGATATGGGTTCTTTACAAAGGCTTCCCCACCTCATTGGAAATGCTCACACAAGAGAACTTGCCCTGACGGGAAAAGACATTACAGCGACGGAAGCCTTCCAAATGGGACTTGTGACTAAAGTAACTAAAGATTTCGATAGTTTGCTCGTAGAAGGATTAAAAACCGCGGAAGAAATTTCAGAAAACCCTACGATTGTCATCCGTGGTGTCAAACAAGTGCTCAACCATGGAATTGGCAAAACCATAGAAGAAGGTTTGGACTACGTAGCAGTCTGGAATGCCAGTATGCTCGATTCCAAAGATTTCAGAAGTGCCATTAGTGGGTTTATGGAACGAAAACGCCCTGTATTCAATCCAGAAACCCGAGTGGACTAA
- a CDS encoding prolipoprotein diacylglyceryl transferase: protein MLDRIPIPNPFGWEGLSTFSLLMMLAFLVGSYLLPKELERKKLDPNHSDWLIFLGILGTLVGAKIFFIFEIWDQVFIDVPGYDGKYSYPLTHWNGFPGHPGLWSSLFSGGGLVFFGGLLFGWLFITLYFRYYKLDIGAYYDAVIPAISMGYAIGRLGCFVSGDGCYGFATDERIPFFVFEFHGAHPSGVPVWNTPVMESILAFGYFSYFQFWARYQNFRKWSIGAQFLIIHGFARLIIEFLRVNKAVIPFFDPPTLVNIPDANGNPTFLTGYYWHGFSQSQYIAIGLILFGVYLMVSKKLWLKEETNV, encoded by the coding sequence ATGTTAGATCGAATTCCGATTCCCAATCCCTTTGGCTGGGAGGGTCTGTCCACTTTCAGCCTTCTTATGATGTTAGCTTTTCTTGTTGGTTCCTATCTTCTCCCAAAGGAACTAGAACGAAAAAAATTAGATCCAAACCACTCTGATTGGTTGATCTTTCTTGGGATTTTAGGCACCCTAGTGGGTGCAAAAATTTTCTTTATCTTTGAAATTTGGGACCAAGTGTTCATCGATGTTCCTGGTTATGATGGAAAGTATTCTTATCCTCTCACCCACTGGAACGGATTCCCAGGTCACCCGGGATTATGGTCTTCTCTTTTTAGTGGTGGTGGTCTTGTCTTTTTTGGTGGCCTTCTTTTTGGCTGGCTCTTTATCACCTTATACTTCCGTTATTATAAACTTGATATCGGAGCATATTATGATGCAGTGATTCCTGCAATTAGCATGGGTTATGCGATTGGTAGACTTGGGTGTTTTGTGAGTGGTGATGGTTGTTACGGATTTGCCACTGATGAAAGGATTCCATTTTTTGTATTTGAATTCCATGGAGCTCATCCTTCTGGTGTACCCGTTTGGAATACACCTGTGATGGAATCCATATTGGCCTTTGGTTATTTCTCCTATTTTCAATTTTGGGCACGTTACCAAAACTTTCGCAAATGGAGCATTGGTGCACAGTTTCTCATCATTCATGGGTTTGCAAGACTCATCATCGAATTTTTGCGGGTGAACAAAGCGGTGATTCCTTTTTTTGACCCACCAACTCTTGTAAACATTCCTGATGCAAATGGAAACCCAACATTCTTAACCGGTTATTACTGGCATGGATTTTCCCAGTCACAATACATTGCCATTGGTCTTATCCTCTTTGGAGTGTATCTGATGGTTTCCAAAAAACTTTGGTTAAAGGAAGAAACAAACGTATGA
- a CDS encoding DoxX family protein — protein sequence MFDLLFSTSGDIIPLILRITAFVVIFPHGAQKLLGWFGGYGFKGTYGFFTGTMKFPGILAVLIILGESVGSVLLLVGFLTKFAALSITIIMIGAAFIAHRHNGFFINWNGNQKGEGYEFHILAAGLLIALVVGGAGVYSVDFNLIGKF from the coding sequence ATGTTCGATTTATTATTTTCTACATCAGGGGACATCATCCCACTCATCTTACGCATCACAGCCTTTGTTGTGATTTTCCCACACGGTGCCCAAAAACTACTCGGTTGGTTTGGTGGGTATGGTTTCAAAGGAACTTACGGATTTTTTACAGGAACAATGAAGTTTCCTGGAATCCTCGCAGTTCTCATCATCCTTGGTGAGTCGGTTGGATCTGTGCTTTTACTTGTGGGATTTTTAACAAAATTTGCTGCATTGTCAATTACCATCATCATGATCGGTGCTGCATTCATCGCTCACAGACATAACGGATTTTTCATCAATTGGAATGGAAACCAAAAAGGGGAAGGGTATGAATTCCATATCTTAGCTGCGGGCCTTCTCATTGCTTTAGTTGTTGGTGGAGCAGGAGTCTATTCCGTAGATTTTAACTTAATCGGTAAGTTCTAA
- a CDS encoding M23 family metallopeptidase — MAETYVTTAYERLQIAHLRWRKRLQKWISRSREKVSFVLIPNDEKPLAQIEISVGMLGFLFGLSVSLVLLSFGLLLYFSFFFERNLSLEKKTETQLVSFLFYDLLSRDLRESVEELESMTESLNLLAWEEIPEKEMITQDYLLKEEFRKDASELDSNLLLFQQVVTTYTQFGVRLGNLVPNFQNAIDYLSMRESIFYSMPRGRPLKPGVGVVTSTFGYRSDPFGILPVGEYHSGIDFAAGEGTPIYATGPGIIAVDTAVGGLGKSVRINHENGFFTLYGHCSLILVNPGDRVKRGDKIALVGQTGKATGAHVHYEVRIGLDAPLDPEEYINLD; from the coding sequence TTGGCAGAAACTTACGTCACAACCGCCTACGAAAGGCTCCAAATTGCACATTTACGGTGGCGAAAACGCTTACAAAAGTGGATTTCCCGAAGCCGTGAAAAGGTGAGTTTTGTCCTCATCCCCAATGATGAAAAACCCCTCGCCCAAATCGAAATATCAGTAGGAATGCTTGGGTTCCTTTTTGGACTCTCAGTTTCCCTTGTCCTTTTATCCTTTGGTCTACTTCTTTATTTTTCCTTTTTCTTTGAACGAAATCTCTCCTTAGAGAAAAAAACAGAAACCCAACTCGTTTCGTTTTTATTTTATGACCTACTTTCCAGGGATCTCCGCGAATCCGTAGAAGAATTGGAGTCCATGACAGAATCTCTCAACCTACTTGCTTGGGAAGAAATCCCAGAAAAGGAAATGATCACCCAAGATTATCTCTTAAAAGAAGAATTTCGTAAAGACGCAAGTGAGCTCGATTCCAACTTACTTCTTTTCCAACAGGTAGTCACTACCTACACTCAGTTTGGTGTCAGACTAGGAAACCTTGTCCCCAATTTTCAAAATGCCATCGATTACCTATCCATGCGAGAAAGTATCTTTTATTCCATGCCGAGAGGCCGGCCACTGAAACCAGGAGTGGGTGTTGTGACATCAACTTTCGGTTACCGAAGTGATCCATTTGGCATTTTACCCGTGGGAGAATACCACTCAGGCATTGACTTTGCAGCAGGGGAAGGAACTCCCATTTATGCAACGGGGCCTGGGATCATTGCTGTGGACACAGCTGTTGGGGGTCTTGGAAAATCAGTACGCATCAACCATGAAAATGGATTTTTCACTTTGTATGGTCACTGTTCTCTCATTTTAGTCAACCCAGGTGACCGAGTCAAACGAGGGGATAAAATTGCCCTTGTGGGACAAACAGGAAAAGCAACAGGAGCCCATGTCCATTATGAAGTGCGCATTGGTCTCGATGCTCCACTCGACCCAGAAGAATACATCAACCTAGATTGA
- the pcnB gene encoding polynucleotide adenylyltransferase PcnB has protein sequence MFKFLTSLFRKKADSVDSFLMYPEGKRYYRETHSIRRANIDEDAIKIINRLNKFRYKAYLVGGGVRDLLMGKRPKDFDIVTSATPNQIKRIFNNCRIIGKRFKIVHIIFKGKIIEVSTFRSLPEHRLEKHKAENDYLIKRDNSFGTAKEDAARRDFTINSLFYDPKNDSILDYVGGFEDIQKKIVRVIGDPDISFKEDPVRMLRAVKFSVLLGLDIEKKTKLAIKKNRLELEKSSTARLLEEYNKMFRTWKTSIIFEGLAENHLLDVLFKEPADKLKKTDPEWREHFMDTPLGKRLAVTDKLLSAREEMTPAIFYSLIFYDIVKDLYENDRGHLAHNIKESLQPVFERMGIPKREQDNLVKIFISQPRFHVTDDEKERQNSFFKKKDYFYDAFMVYKIVAISENNEAAVQTAFFWEISLRQRPKPDSHQFGQQNRKKEGNKKRPPRKKHRDRRGNGNQNQTNQEGNSSGSEDSKGFVSENKNEESNPENF, from the coding sequence ATGTTTAAATTTCTCACTTCTCTTTTCAGAAAGAAAGCCGACTCTGTCGATTCCTTTTTGATGTACCCCGAGGGAAAGAGATACTATCGAGAAACTCACTCCATACGCAGGGCCAATATCGATGAAGATGCCATCAAAATCATCAATCGATTGAACAAGTTTCGTTACAAGGCCTACTTAGTCGGTGGAGGAGTCAGAGATCTGCTGATGGGCAAACGCCCAAAAGATTTTGACATCGTCACAAGTGCGACACCAAACCAAATCAAAAGGATCTTCAATAACTGCCGGATCATCGGTAAACGATTTAAAATTGTACACATCATTTTTAAAGGTAAAATTATTGAAGTTTCTACGTTCCGTTCACTACCGGAACATCGTTTGGAAAAACACAAAGCAGAAAACGATTATCTCATCAAGCGGGACAATTCCTTCGGTACAGCAAAGGAAGACGCGGCAAGACGCGACTTTACCATCAATTCATTGTTTTACGATCCTAAAAACGATTCCATTTTGGATTACGTAGGTGGATTTGAAGACATCCAAAAGAAAATCGTTAGGGTCATTGGTGATCCTGATATTTCATTCAAAGAAGATCCTGTTCGTATGTTACGAGCAGTGAAGTTTTCCGTTTTGCTCGGACTAGATATCGAGAAAAAAACCAAACTTGCAATTAAAAAGAACCGTTTGGAACTCGAAAAATCATCCACAGCAAGGCTTCTCGAAGAGTACAACAAAATGTTCCGTACTTGGAAAACATCCATCATTTTTGAAGGACTTGCAGAAAACCACCTACTCGATGTTTTGTTTAAAGAACCAGCGGATAAACTGAAAAAAACCGATCCAGAATGGCGTGAACATTTTATGGACACACCACTTGGAAAACGACTAGCTGTGACTGACAAACTTCTCTCAGCAAGAGAAGAGATGACACCAGCGATTTTTTATTCGTTAATTTTTTACGATATCGTAAAAGATCTTTATGAAAACGATCGTGGTCACTTAGCGCATAACATCAAAGAAAGTTTACAACCTGTTTTTGAAAGAATGGGAATTCCTAAACGGGAACAAGACAATTTGGTAAAAATTTTCATTAGCCAACCTCGTTTTCACGTCACTGATGATGAAAAAGAAAGGCAAAATTCTTTCTTCAAAAAGAAGGATTATTTTTACGATGCGTTTATGGTGTACAAAATTGTTGCGATTTCGGAAAACAACGAAGCTGCCGTACAAACTGCATTTTTCTGGGAAATTTCACTCAGACAGAGACCAAAACCAGATAGCCATCAGTTTGGCCAACAGAACCGTAAAAAAGAAGGCAATAAAAAACGCCCACCACGCAAAAAACACCGTGATCGCAGAGGGAACGGAAACCAGAACCAAACCAATCAGGAAGGAAATTCGAGTGGATCTGAAGATTCAAAAGGATTTGTTTCTGAGAATAAAAACGAAGAATCAAATCCAGAAAATTTTTAA